A stretch of DNA from Pseudomonadota bacterium:
GGGATAAAGACGGCTATCACCTATGATGCTAATGACAATCCTTTAGACGTTATGAATTATGCCCGCGGGGAGCAGACCGTGCTTCGGACGGTATCAAGGCTTTATGATTTCAACGGCAACCTTGACTCCGTCAGCTGGCTCAACCAAGGGACCTCGTCTCAGACCAGATACACTTACGACAGCCAAGACCGGCTCCACAAGGTAATCAAACCCGGCAATCTCGACAAGGTGTTTACCCATTACGAAACGGGGTTGGTCAAAACCAGATCGGACTACAACAATGACACAACAACTTATTACTATGATGATCACAATCGGCTGGAAAGGACACGCTATCCTGACCAGACCGAAACTACCATTATTCGGGACCTCAATGGAAATGTGACTTCTGTCACTGGCAGAAACGGTACAAGTTCTTTTACATATGACAACCTGAACCGGGTGGAGACCTACACTGATCCATACAACAAGACAGTTCAGTACGATTACGACAATGCCGGACGGGTCAGCAAGATTACTTATCCGGGTAGCAATGAGGTAGACTACACGTATGACAACGCCGGGCGATTGGAGACTGTTACCGACTGGAACAACGGTTCAGTGACGTATGTCTATGATGCCACCGGCAATCTCAAAGAGATCCAACGTTCCAATGGCATTACAACAGTATATACCTATGACAGGGCTTCAAGATTGACAGGTATTACGGAAAAGGACGGCAGCACCATGCTGTGGTCATACACCTTTGAACTTGACGGTGTGGGCAATCATAATGCTGTTGACGTTGTCAATGAGCCGTTGGCCTTCACGGCCGCCTCTGAAGAAGTCACATACACCAACGATAGAACCAACAACAGACTCCTTTCCGCTGGTTCCACTTCATACACCTATGACGATAACGGGAACAGAAAGACCAGCACTGAAGGCGGAGTGACGACTACTTATACGTGGGACTATGAGAATATGCTTACCGGTATATCTACGCCGGGTCAGACCAACATTCAGCATGTCTACGACGCCATGGGCAACCGGATCACCAGGGTCGTAGACGGCATTACAGCCCGATATGTGCTCGATCTGAACAGCGACATGAGCCGGGTCTTGGCAGAGACCCATGGCAGCGGAGTTGTGACCGCCTATTACATTTACGGCCACGGCCTCATTAGCAGGATTGACGCCAGTGACAACACCAGAAGATTCTATCACTTCAACCATAGAGGCGACACGGTGGTCCTGAGCGATGATTCAGGGACAGTCAATGATGAATACGCCTATGGCGAATACGGCCAGGTGCAAGAATCTCCAACCAACACTACTCCCAATCCGTTCAGGTATGTTGGCCAGTATGGCGTCATGGATGAAGGGCAGAATCTCTATTTCATGAGGGCGAGGTTCTATGACCCAGAAATCGGACGTTTCTTGAACGAGGACCCACTTGGATTTGAAGGTGGCGACTGGAATTTGTATGCTTATGTGATGGGGAATCCGGGAACAGCCACCGATCCTCTTGGCCTGATGGATTTTGGTGGGATGTGGAAATCCGCAGTCGACAGGGCTGGCAAATACGCAGATGAGGCACTTAACTGGTCTGCGAAGAGAATAGAAGATGCCGCCCAGCACGTTGACAGACGATTAGAAGAACTGTCGCTTTGGCGTGGTCGCGAATCCGGAAAAGGAGTGGGAGGGTGTCAGGAGTTGCCTTACCAGACTTCGACAAACATCCAATTCATTTGTGTGCCTATGATAGGAGGTGCAGAGGAATTCCCCGCATATGCAGTTGCTACCCTCTACGTTTCAGGCAAGCGTACCATATACGATCAAACTTCGCCTGCAAATATGAGAAATACGATTCGAGCGATAAGATCGGGAGAGGCAGGAGAAGCTCTCAGAAACAGCATCCGCAAGGGGATGGAGCACTGGAACGATTTTTGGTACCCGAATGGAAACCCATTTCGAAGGTGAGAAGTTGTTGTGATGCATTATGCAGTTAGGACGCCATACAGGGGCCAAACAGTGCGAAAATGTGATTGAGATTGGGGGGCAATCAGCAGAATGATGGTTTGGTGATCATGCTAACGACAGAACATAGTGGTCACGATCAGTCGTTCTTCGGGCTATTTTGGAAATCGCAAGGC
This window harbors:
- a CDS encoding RHS repeat-associated core domain-containing protein yields the protein KTGNGQTDYLDRSGNHDQLTRVDAGNGYDIRRKDQTVYRYRIYSVNPWPGTPPEEWFLQDNTKLLLIDITDWKGNRLTFYREAAYGTIEEVRDNMGRKLEFDYYSPAIQLREVKEVVGGTTKRSISFTYNSDGLLETFTDANGRTTRYAYYDEPATLRHNLLKSVTYPKGNTVTVHYDDATGQVDSIKDNDVSGSTITYTPSSNLTVTEVEDPEHNKYNYIHTGNLLTAFKGANEARRVTIDRTDSNNPNLPTKVTDKKGYTTEYEYDAMGNVTKIINDDGMVATFSYNDKNNIISSREFHDPNGTTPPPTTYTYQIDGNRLWRVTNPENETVELGYDANHQLTSVTDGRGYTTQFAYDSYGNLEQVTDAEGNTTVYENDYAGRVTSVTDAEGIKTAITYDANDNPLDVMNYARGEQTVLRTVSRLYDFNGNLDSVSWLNQGTSSQTRYTYDSQDRLHKVIKPGNLDKVFTHYETGLVKTRSDYNNDTTTYYYDDHNRLERTRYPDQTETTIIRDLNGNVTSVTGRNGTSSFTYDNLNRVETYTDPYNKTVQYDYDNAGRVSKITYPGSNEVDYTYDNAGRLETVTDWNNGSVTYVYDATGNLKEIQRSNGITTVYTYDRASRLTGITEKDGSTMLWSYTFELDGVGNHNAVDVVNEPLAFTAASEEVTYTNDRTNNRLLSAGSTSYTYDDNGNRKTSTEGGVTTTYTWDYENMLTGISTPGQTNIQHVYDAMGNRITRVVDGITARYVLDLNSDMSRVLAETHGSGVVTAYYIYGHGLISRIDASDNTRRFYHFNHRGDTVVLSDDSGTVNDEYAYGEYGQVQESPTNTTPNPFRYVGQYGVMDEGQNLYFMRARFYDPEIGRFLNEDPLGFEGGDWNLYAYVMGNPGTATDPLGLMDFGGMWKSAVDRAGKYADEALNWSAKRIEDAAQHVDRRLEELSLWRGRESGKGVGGCQELPYQTSTNIQFICVPMIGGAEEFPAYAVATLYVSGKRTIYDQTSPANMRNTIRAIRSGEAGEALRNSIRKGMEHWNDFWYPNGNPFRR